Proteins encoded by one window of Corythoichthys intestinalis isolate RoL2023-P3 chromosome 20, ASM3026506v1, whole genome shotgun sequence:
- the rbis gene encoding ribosomal biogenesis factor, with product MGKNKQKGKKQANVFQVAANKHLKARNKAKPIRTSLKHINAVKNEKVENLNQMFSKVQKDLSGVSKQAKKPPQQMVKEQPKEVVNVDSAAQLFSQL from the exons ATGggtaaaaacaaacagaaaggcAAGAAGCAGGCAAATGTCTTCCAAGTGGCAGCAAACAAGCACTTGAAGGCCAGAAATAAAGCCAAACCCATCCGGACATCGCTCAAACAC ATCAATGCGGTTAAGAACGAGAAAGTGGAAAACCTCAACCAGATGTTCTCAAAGGTTCAGAAAGATTTGAGTggcgtttccaaacaagcaaagaAACCTCCGCAACAG ATGGTCAAAGAGCAGCCAAAGGAGGTGGTAAACGTTGACAGTGCGGCTCAGCTTTTCTCTCAACTCTGA
- the LOC130908498 gene encoding RNA-binding Raly-like protein isoform X4, with product MTMYKGKRRNHRYINMAGEPKPYRPKAVSKRPLSAVYGSYEFDYEYYRDDFYTRLLDYHGRVAPPPRAVIPLKRSRVLAASSRRVKASFPVKTSSSSSSTSSRPPTSSSSCSAAVKPVKTEQLQTIKRELTQIKSKIDALLLRLDKIESAQQRDESDAQRNYEDESDAAENSGEDCGGGAPTDAEAGEMSDGGDYEDEEEEEGAHHLIENHVSDIDN from the exons ATGACCATGTACAAGGGCAAGCGTCGCAACCATCGCT ACATCAACATGGCCGGCGAGCCCAAACCGTACCGACCAAAAGCCGTCTCCAAGAGGCCTCTCTCGGCCGTCTACGG cagctacgaGTTTGACTACGAGTACTACAGAGATGACTTTTACACCCG GCTTTTGGACTACCACGGGCGAGTGGCTCCGCCCCCACGTGCCGTCATCCCCCTGAAGCGTTCGCGCGTGCTAGCGGCGTCCTCGCGCCGCGTCAAGGCCTCCTTCCCCGTCAAGACGTCCTCTTCGTCATCGTCCACGTCCTCCAGACCTCCTACTTCGTCCTCCTCCTGCTCTGCCGCCGTCAAAC CAGTGAAGACGGAGCAGCTGCAGACCATCAAACGCGAGCTGACTCAGATCAAAAGCAAGATCGACGCCCTGCTGCTCCGTCTTGACAAAATCGAGAGCGCGCAGCAGCGAGACGAGTCTG ACGCTCAACGGAATTACGAGGACGAGTCTGATGCGGCGGAAAACTCTGGCGAGGATTGTGGAGGCGGCGCGCCCACGGACGCCGAGGCCGGCGAGATGAGCGACGGCGGCGACTACGAAgacgaagaggaggaggaaggcGCTCATCATCtg ATAGAAAACCACGTTTCCGACATCGACAACTGA
- the LOC130908497 gene encoding carbonic anhydrase 1-like, translating to MSHAWGYAANNGPDKWVANFPIADGPRQSPIDINPGLADYDGALKPLSLKYDPSTCLDILNNGHSFQVTFLDDNDASVLTGGPVSGVYRLKQFHFHWGASDDRGSEHTVAGNKYPAELHLVHWNTKYADFGEAAGKPDGLAVVGVFLQIGGENAHLQKVLDAFGAIKTKGKQTTFKNFDPSCLLPARLDYWTYEGSLTTPPLLESVTWIVCKDPIGVSSTQMEKFRSLLFSAEGEPECCMVDNYRPPQPLKGRQVRAFFK from the exons ATGTCTCACGCGTGGGGGTACGCCGCTAACAATG GTCCGGACAAGTGGGTCGCCAATTTCCCCATCGCCGACGGCCCCCGCCAGTCGCCCATCGACATCAATCCGGGTTTGGCGGACTACGACGGGGCGCTTAAGCCGCTCAGCCTCAAGTACGACCCAAGTACCTGCTTGGATATTCTCAATAATGGACACTCTTTCCAGGTTACCTTTCTGGATGACAACGACGCCTCCG TTTTGACGGGCGGGCCCGTCTCGGGCGTGTACCGGCTCAAGCAGTTCCACTTCCACTGGGGAGCATCGGACGACAGGGGTTCGGAGCACACGGTAGCCGGGAACAAATACCCTGCCGAG CTCCATCTGGTGCACTGGAACACCAAATACGCCGATTTCGGCGAAGCTGCCGGCAAACCTGACGGGCTTGCCGTCGTGGGCGTTTTCCTGCAG ATTGGTGGTGAAAACGCGCATCTCCAGAAAGTTCTGGACGCGTTTGGCGCCATCAAGACGAAA GGAAAGCAGACGACGTTCAAGAATTTCGACCCCAGCTGCCTCCTGCCCGCAAGACTGGATTACTGGACGTACGAGGGGTCGCTGACCACGCCCCCTCTGCTGGAGAGCGTCACCTGGATCGTCTGCAAGGATCCTATCGGCGTCAGCTCGACTCAG ATGGAGAAATTCCGCAGCTTGCTCTTCTCGGCCGAAGGCGAGCCCGAGTGCTGCATGGTCGACAACTACCGTCCTCCGCAGCCGCTCAAAGGCCGCCAAGTGCGGGCTTTCTTCAAGTGA